In Candidatus Tiamatella incendiivivens, the genomic window TGATACAGAGCTACTATGCGATAAATTGGTTGACTTTGCCCTCCAATTAAAACCTGATATCATAATCACCGATGGACCGCCTATCTATAGGTTCCTTTATAACCAAAGCATTGTTGAAACCCTACTTAGAAAGGCTAGTAGAAACATATCAAGACTATCTAAGATTGCTCACACGATAGTCGTTGATCACCATGTTAATAGATGTAGTATGGGATATCAATGGATTAGGACGATATCCAGGAAACAGAAAAACGTTAGAATAGTTACAGCAGCAGAATATATAGGTAAAACTCCTCTATTCCTAGAGTCGTGGCGTAGGACGCTCTATAAATACTATCCAGTAGATAATAACTGGTTCGAGAAAGAATACAGTAAACTATTGGAGGAGTATCGCCCTATATATCATAAGTTGGATAACTCCATAAATAGGTATAAAGTATCCTCAGAAAATACATTAGTAAAAGTAATAGAAAACAATCTACACTAAACCGTAAATAAACCTAGTATCCACAAGTAATCAAACACACCTTCCACAGGAATTCTACTCAGGGAAGAATTACTTCGTACTTTGAGGCTAACCTAAAAACACGTGCTAACAACTAATAACATACAGTGAATAGTTAGATATCGCCCATCTTCTACAATCCCTTATAATACCAGTCAATCCCTTAGCCACCATATCAATGTTTTTACTCAATATTTTAGCCCTTCTTCTATGACCTTCTAACGCGTTATTCCTAGCTCTTATATCCAACGAATCCTAAGCATAGAATCCAATTTGGCTCCACCGTTTGTATAAGATAATTATTCTAGATGCTCTACCTAATTATTCCCGGTTTATAGGTGGGGATTCTTGGATACTAGGAGTGATTATCGTATTCTTCTAGCATTGGATGCCTGTGAGAGACTTGAAAGGAGAGTTAGAAACTGGATTCTCCCTTGGTCTATTGAGAAGGGTAAGGCGATGAATGCTAGACAAAGCATTCATAAGGATATACTGAAACTTAGGTTTAGTTTCCTTCCTTATAGAATGATACTAAAGTCTTTTGAGCTGAAAGATACTGTAGATGAGGCAAAACTCCTCTACAATATATTGTTTCCTCTCGAGTCTAAGTCCGTTCATATACCAGCCAAGAGTCTGTATGCCGCTGCTGAGGTTAAGTATGCGCTTAGTATCCTATTAGGTTTGCCCATGAGGATTAAACTTGGCGAAGAGAACGTTCCGGAGCATGCTATTGATATTGTCGGTGCTGAGGTAGTGGATATAGAAGATCTCGGTAAAGGGTTAAAGGTGACTAGAGCTTCGACTAGTTCTTTTGCTTTAACTATTGTTACGAATATAATAGATATACGGGAAGGTGAGGTGCGGGCTATAGCTATTCTTCCTCCAGTTGAATTTAATGATATAATTAGCGAAGCTATGTATGCTAGCAATGTAGTATCTAGAGAGTTAGTTGGGAAGAGAATTGGAGTAGGTTTGGTTGATAGTCATGTTAGGGCAATTATAATGGATATTGCTAAAAATACGAAATGATTATTCTTGGCCCGTTATTGTTGCTTCTGCTCTTTCAATCCTAGCGCTAACAACAGCATTACTATGATAAGTAGGCTTATTATCGGATAGATTGATATCCAGTTTTTGGTTTCTCCTATTACTTCGAATACCCATATTAGGAGAAGTGACCCTATTTGCGAGAACTCCCATAGGACTGAGTTAGCTGCTCCCGAATACCGGACGCCTACTGAAACTGCACTTAAGTCCAGTGATAATGGTGCCAGTGATAGGAGGAAGAAACCCGCTATGAAGAGGTCTATTGAGACTGCTAGGGTTCCGTTCACAAAATAGGGTATAATCCATAGGATTACAGCTGTTAGTAGTGCATATATCATTGGTTTCTTTCTTGACCCTATTTTATCTGCTATTCCAGGTATAACTATCGAACCGATAATTCCGCCAACCGTAAGTAGACTACCTACCATGCCTGTCCTGTTGAGTGGAACACCCACCGCTTTGACAAGCGGTTCAACCCATGTGGTAAATGCTGTATAAGCACCTACTCCTAGGAAGAACAAGGTTGAAAGTATTAGTATGTTTCTATTCTTGAGTACTAGGCTCATTTCCCTTAATCCTATTCCTACTCTTTCTTCTTTCAACTTGACTTCTGGTTCCTTAACAAGGACATATACTAGAAAGAGAGTCATAATACTGTAGGCTCCGTATGTTAATAGCGTGTATGTTAATCCTATGTGCGATACTAGGATTGGTGTGAGTGCAAGTGCTATTATTATTCCTAGCATTAGCGAGAGGGTGCCTAATCCTGTTGCTAGAGCAGCTTCCTCTTCAGGGAACCATGACCTAACAAGTTTTGAAACACTATTCATAACAAATGGCTGACCTGTACCTGCAATTACTTGGAAAGACAATGCAACAATAAATGATGTTGTTATACTTCGAAATGCGGAAAATACTCCTAGAAATATCATTCCTGTTATCAGTGCTCTTCTGAACCCGTATTTGTCGATGTAGTATCCTACTGGAATGGATATTACAAGGTATACTAGTGGGAATACTGCTGCGAATAAACCTACCTCATCGCTGGAAACATGGTAGAACCTTGATGATACTGTTAAGATTGGGGCATAAGTTATCCAGATAAGCTGCGAGGCTATGCCTGCTAGTATGTATATAGAAAGCACAATCCACCGATACCCTGGGTTTTCAGTCAAATTAAGACACCATAAGGACTCAGTAAAATGCGGGTGAACTGAGTAATGACATTTACATAGTAGTTATATTAATAATCTACACATTCAACCAGATGCCAATATCACACCGATAACAGCAATAATAACAGAAGCAATATGACTTAATCCAGGTTTTTCCCTTAATTCGCTAGATAAGAGCATTGAAAACAATAGAGTATAAATAGGGAATAGTGTTATTAAGACAGAAACCCTAGCCACATTGCATACAGAGAAAGCAGTATATCTAAACAATTGGGCAATTGCAACTATAATTGCTGCAGCAATCATATAATGAAAGATCCTACCATGACTTGATACTTCTCTTAATGTGTTTTTAGTTAGAAAAGGAGTGAGCAGAATGAGCGCTACACTATACGATATTGCTGCTCCTAATACTGGGTTTCCACTGCTGTAACCGGCTCCGAATCTTACTAGTAATGATGTCAATGAAAATACTAGAGCGGATGCTAGCCCAGCTAATATGCCTATGGATGATCTGCCTCCGTGGAATGGTTTACCGCTCGGTTCGTTATAAACTAAATATACCGCGATCATGACTAGAAACACACCGGAGATTTGCAGTTTAGTAAGGGTTTCGCCGAGTAGAATCCAAGCGAATAATGAAGCGAAAACCACTGTAGGACTTGTAACTATCGAAGCGGTTGTTGCACCTGCATATGAAATGGATAGGTAAAATAAATATCGTCCAACTATGAAGTTCAGAATACCTGCGAGAATAAATGAAAAGATTGCATTGAAAGATGGAAGATCGTTCCATGAGAATAAAGATGCTGCCCAGAGTATAGGTGTTCCAACGAGGAGGCTTGTTAATAGATTTTGGAATGGTTTGAGTTTTACTGAAGCCGCTCTGACAAGGGTATCACTTAACCCGAAGAATAACCCTGCTAGAAATGCTGTTATATATCCTAGCTCACTGCAGTTCACGGAATAATTTCACCCTTTTAATCCTCCGAGATTCTTATAGATCAGTTGTCCGTAGATGTTGTACATTTAAGTTCGAGTGCTTTTATCAGCGACCATAATGCCTGATTCAATGGGGCTTTTAACCCTGCTTTCCTAGCTACCTCTAATATCCTACCATTTATGTAGTCTATTTCCGTCCTTCTACACCTACTTAAGTCTTGGAGCATCGAGTTATAGTTTTCTCTTGTGCTTTGAAGTGTTTTAACAAGCATTTCTCCTGGTTTCCCTGGGATATTGACTCCCTGCCTTACAGCTATTCTTCTTCCTTCCCTAACAATATCCAGTGCAAGTTGTTTCAGTACACTTGTCTCCAATATATAACCATTCTTAACATGCAACAGTGCACCGATAGGATTTATGGCTGAATTGACTATAGCTTTTAGCCACTTCCATCCTATTATATTATCCGTTGTGATCGTATTGAATCCAGCATCAGACAATACTTCCCTTACAGTGTAAACGTAGCTTGGAATACCTGTTGGATATCCCCCTATTATAGAAATCCCCCTCCCTGCCCACCTTACTACTCCAGGATTTTCTAATACGGCTGCATAAGTAGTTACTCCCCCTATTACCTTATCTGCATATTTCCTAGCTATCTCTTCGTTCCCCAAGCCGTTTTGAAGAGTTACAAGTAACGTTTTACTTGTTATCAGGTGTTTTACTGATCTCAAAGCGTCATCAGTAGAGTATGACTTAGTAAAAATGAAAATCACACTAGGAGGTTTCAAGGGAGGTTTAATAGTGGCCTTGGGATGCATTTCAAATTCTTCTATGCCTGTAACATGTACTCCATTACTATTTATTGTATCTACTTTCTCCTCGTCTATATCGAGTAACGTTATTTCATAGCCGGCTTTTGCTAGCAACGCTCCATATAATGATCCCATCGCTCCTGCTCCTAGTATTAGTATATTCATTACTAAGCCACCGATAACTTGAGGCAGTTTTCCGTTTGTTTTGCCTTGTTTATTACTTATGTTTAAAAGTGTAGGTTCCCATTATTAGAAACCTTGGCTAGAGAAATGAATATTGATCGCGAGCTGATAGAGTGGGGCAGTAAACATAAAAATATTAAAGTCCTTGTAAATGCAGTCAGAGAACTGGTTAATTGTTGTTATTCTGTAAGAATTAGATGCACAGATCCTCCTATCGCCTCCACGGGATTCCTATATAGTCTGGGGTTTCACCAATACCTTATCAGGAGCTTCTGGTCTGGATTACCATTAGGCGTATATGATATTCCACTGTACAAATGGCTCAACACGGATTTCTCGTTGGAAATCGAACACTTGATTTCGGGTGTAAATGAGATTAGATGCGGTGAACTAGTTATTCCAATAGATGAATTGGATGCTAGAATGAAGAACACTGTTTTCACTCCGAGATCCCACTTGTTATACATAAGAATAAAAGGTAAAGTAGGGGGAAACGTTATTCGATTAAACGTTATTAGACTAGCAAAGCTTATAGAGACCTATGAGCCGGGGTGGGTCAACTCTCTGTTGGACAGCATCTTAAAAGCATTCGACGATCCTAGCTTGCTTATAGACTTAGAAAATAAGGTTCTGGAGGAAACTAGAAAACGAGCGCTACTTTTATCGTTTATCCTCCCAAGAATACCTAGAAGCGTAGATGACTTGAATAAACTAGTTCCTATTGTTAGACTCATTTCAAGGAGGCAGTGAACTACCCTACAAATTGGAGCAGTTCAACTGTTTTATTAGGTTTACATGATATACAGATGGATCTAATAGTTTTAATAAGATAAACATGTTATTGGTGAATTAGACGTGAGTAGTAATTATAATACGGCAAATGAGAAAAAAGGGGATATTGGGAGATTATTAACTGGAATTAGATTAATTTTCAATAACCCTGTAACCAGAAGTTACCTAAGAGCTGGGACTAGGAGAGTCGATTGCTGTGAAGAAGATAAGTGCAGGGAACAAACCGTATTGTTTCATGCTCTCTCATCCTTTACAGGTTCACATGTAACAGGTTGCCCTGTAACAGCAAGATTCCTAAGCTGGATGATCAATGCTACAATAAAAATTGGAGTAAAAGTCCTTAGAGGTGATACTGAAAGTGCGAAAGAGGCTCTCAGGGATCCTGCTGTTAGGAGAGGAGTATCGCTTGTAGTGGAGGGTCTAGCAAGGTATGGTGTTACTGTTCCACAGAAAATGCCTGCCCCCTTCCTTATAGTTTGGAACTTCACGAACATGTGTAATTTAAAATGTATACACTGTTATCAAAGGGCTGATAAGCCTTTACCGGATGAACTTACTCTAGAGGAGAAGCTTGAGGCTGTAAGGCAGATAGATAAGGCTGGTGTTGCAGCTGTAGCTTTAAGTGGCGGCGAGCCGACGATACACCCACATTTCTACAGGATAGTCAAAGAACTAGCTGACAGGGACATATATATATCTGTGGCTACCAACGGTACATTTTTTGCTAAAATGGAAAACCTCGAGAAAGCGGTCAAAGCTGGTATAAGATACGTGGAGGTTAGCGTTGATAGTGCTAAACCTGAAGTTCATGATAGGTTCCGCGGTGTTCCAGGGGCTTGGGAAAAAGCCACAACAGCTCTTAGGAATGCAGTTAAGTTAGGATTAAATAATGGAATGGCTACAACTATCACTAAGTTTAACATAAACGAGGTTGAAGAAATACTTGATCTTGCGGAGGAGATTGGTGTAAATAGAGTCATATTCTTTAACTTTGTCCCAACAGGTAGAGGCGCCGACTATGCATGGATGGACCTGACACCTGAGGAAAGAGAAGAGTTCCTTAAGACAGTCTATCGGGAAATGAAAAAGAGAAGCCTGGAAATAGAGTCTACTGCACCCCAGTATGCAAGAGTAGTCCTCGAACAAAGCCATGGAGAAGAGGTGTCACCAACTCACTTTTATGTAGGCAGTAATAAAATAGTCAATGCTTTAGCAGAATTTGTCGGAGGTTGTGGTGCAGGAAGAATATATGCTGCTCTACAACCAAATGGTGATGTAGCACCATGCGTATTCCTACCTATTAAAACTGGAAATATTAGGGAGAAAATGTTCAGGGAAATTTGGGATACCTCAGAAGTCTTCCAGACTCTCAGAAATAGAGAACTCCTCAAAGGCTACTGCGGCGAATGCCCTTATAAATACGTGTGCGGAGGATGTAGAGCAAGAGCGTATGCATATTTCCATGATATAACTGCACCAGACCCCGGGTGTATCTTGAATAAAAAAGATTGGGATAATATACCTAAACCTCACGTTACTATAAGACAGTCTTCTAAGTCCAGGGATTCTGGTGGTGGGAAGTGAATATTACTTTAGTTTCCTCTCCTGGGCTTAGAAGACTGGAGATTTATCAGAGTATTGGTGTTAGGGCTCCACCTTTAGGACTAGCTTATATAGCCTCAGTCCTTGAAGAAGAGGGCCATAAAGTTAGTATAATTGATGCCCCTACGCTAGAGCTTTCAGTAAAAGAAACTGCAAGGGAGGTTTTGTCTAGGCATCCTGATGTTGTTGGCATATCAGCTGTTACACCTACCGTAAAGGGTGGATATGCTGTTGCTAACCTGTTAAAAGAGAAAGATCCTAGTATTAAGATTGTAATGGGTGGCCCTCACGTTTCTTTCATGTTTGAGGAAGCATTGGCTAATGGAGCTGATTATGTAGTTATAGGTGAAGGAGAACTTACCTCAAAAGAGCTAATTGAATTTCTAGAAAAGAGAGATGGCGAGCCACGGAATATTAATGGGTTGGCATATGTTAGTGAAGAAGGGAAGGTCAGAGTCACTCAGCCTAGACCTCTAATTAAAGATATCGATAAACTTCCTCCACCAGCTAGGCATTTGCTTCCAATGGATAAGTATACATTATTCGATAAGCCTATAAAGATAATTCATGTGATGGCTAGCCGAGGATGCCCTTATGGTTGCATTTATTGTACGACAAGCTATTTCTGGGGTAGACGTTATAGAGTGAGGAGTGTTGAAAAAGTTGTAGATGAAATTGAAGATGCTATGGATACATATAAAACTAATATTGTGGTTTTCTCGGATGACGAGCTGACGCTTATCCGTAAATGGGTCTATGATCTTGTAGAAGAAATTAACCGTAGGGGATTGGATATCACTT contains:
- a CDS encoding MFS transporter, yielding MTENPGYRWIVLSIYILAGIASQLIWITYAPILTVSSRFYHVSSDEVGLFAAVFPLVYLVISIPVGYYIDKYGFRRALITGMIFLGVFSAFRSITTSFIVALSFQVIAGTGQPFVMNSVSKLVRSWFPEEEAALATGLGTLSLMLGIIIALALTPILVSHIGLTYTLLTYGAYSIMTLFLVYVLVKEPEVKLKEERVGIGLREMSLVLKNRNILILSTLFFLGVGAYTAFTTWVEPLVKAVGVPLNRTGMVGSLLTVGGIIGSIVIPGIADKIGSRKKPMIYALLTAVILWIIPYFVNGTLAVSIDLFIAGFFLLSLAPLSLDLSAVSVGVRYSGAANSVLWEFSQIGSLLLIWVFEVIGETKNWISIYPIISLLIIVMLLLALGLKEQKQQ
- a CDS encoding 2-dehydropantoate 2-reductase encodes the protein MNILILGAGAMGSLYGALLAKAGYEITLLDIDEEKVDTINSNGVHVTGIEEFEMHPKATIKPPLKPPSVIFIFTKSYSTDDALRSVKHLITSKTLLVTLQNGLGNEEIARKYADKVIGGVTTYAAVLENPGVVRWAGRGISIIGGYPTGIPSYVYTVREVLSDAGFNTITTDNIIGWKWLKAIVNSAINPIGALLHVKNGYILETSVLKQLALDIVREGRRIAVRQGVNIPGKPGEMLVKTLQSTRENYNSMLQDLSRCRRTEIDYINGRILEVARKAGLKAPLNQALWSLIKALELKCTTSTDN
- a CDS encoding radical SAM protein translates to MSSNYNTANEKKGDIGRLLTGIRLIFNNPVTRSYLRAGTRRVDCCEEDKCREQTVLFHALSSFTGSHVTGCPVTARFLSWMINATIKIGVKVLRGDTESAKEALRDPAVRRGVSLVVEGLARYGVTVPQKMPAPFLIVWNFTNMCNLKCIHCYQRADKPLPDELTLEEKLEAVRQIDKAGVAAVALSGGEPTIHPHFYRIVKELADRDIYISVATNGTFFAKMENLEKAVKAGIRYVEVSVDSAKPEVHDRFRGVPGAWEKATTALRNAVKLGLNNGMATTITKFNINEVEEILDLAEEIGVNRVIFFNFVPTGRGADYAWMDLTPEEREEFLKTVYREMKKRSLEIESTAPQYARVVLEQSHGEEVSPTHFYVGSNKIVNALAEFVGGCGAGRIYAALQPNGDVAPCVFLPIKTGNIREKMFREIWDTSEVFQTLRNRELLKGYCGECPYKYVCGGCRARAYAYFHDITAPDPGCILNKKDWDNIPKPHVTIRQSSKSRDSGGGK
- a CDS encoding B12-binding domain-containing radical SAM protein: MNITLVSSPGLRRLEIYQSIGVRAPPLGLAYIASVLEEEGHKVSIIDAPTLELSVKETAREVLSRHPDVVGISAVTPTVKGGYAVANLLKEKDPSIKIVMGGPHVSFMFEEALANGADYVVIGEGELTSKELIEFLEKRDGEPRNINGLAYVSEEGKVRVTQPRPLIKDIDKLPPPARHLLPMDKYTLFDKPIKIIHVMASRGCPYGCIYCTTSYFWGRRYRVRSVEKVVDEIEDAMDTYKTNIVVFSDDELTLIRKWVYDLVEEINRRGLDITFTCGSRVSSINPDMLRELRSAGCTTIYYGVESYKDEDIEKIGKKITIQQVVNAVKWTREAGIESAGSFILGFPWQTIDDMKNTVKFSKKLGVDYAQFTVATPYPGTPLYYQVKKDNLIEITDWDYYTTIYPVMKGYHFEREVLFKLLSWAYRSFYLRPAFILHQIRRGRFKTMWDIASRAVKGYVKSKLSKQEEEEFYELKKPKKTIKVTLRER
- a CDS encoding DMT family transporter, whose amino-acid sequence is MNCSELGYITAFLAGLFFGLSDTLVRAASVKLKPFQNLLTSLLVGTPILWAASLFSWNDLPSFNAIFSFILAGILNFIVGRYLFYLSISYAGATTASIVTSPTVVFASLFAWILLGETLTKLQISGVFLVMIAVYLVYNEPSGKPFHGGRSSIGILAGLASALVFSLTSLLVRFGAGYSSGNPVLGAAISYSVALILLTPFLTKNTLREVSSHGRIFHYMIAAAIIVAIAQLFRYTAFSVCNVARVSVLITLFPIYTLLFSMLLSSELREKPGLSHIASVIIAVIGVILASG